The DNA region GTTATGAGCCAATTGTGGGATCGGACCTTCTTATCAGCGGGAGCAGCGACAGGATACTCTGCGCTCCAAATCTGGGCACCGGACTAAGCTATCTCTAACGAGTCTCTAATTTATAGGTGACTTGGTGCGCAGTGTCCCGCTCCGTTGACAAATGCCTGCAATTTGATACCCAAACAACTCCAACGAGAAGGAGTAGGACCTGCGCATGGGGGCATACAAATTGAAACGTTTTCTGCGCCTACACTGGCTGGCgaggatcggatcggatcggatccATCTGGGTGCTGTTTTTGTCTGGGACTTTGTTAATGCGCCCAGCGGGATGTCCACCGAAATCTCTTACGGGGGATGCGAACAAGTGCTGACCGAAAATCAAAGATCGCTGGCTCATTTGTGGCGCTTTTGTGCGCGCTAGATAACCAATATTTTATAATCATGTCCAATAATGGTGTGCATATTAATTTCATGGGCGCATAAAGCAACTTTATGGCCTTTTAAGAACTGCCATTAACAAAGCCCGGTCCGtgcacaaacacaaaacgaGCTGACAAGAGATTTTTTGGGCAACCTCTAGAGGTCGAGCATCGAGAAACATCGAGAAACGAGACAATGCAAATGGCTAAAATAGTAAATAGAGTTATAAACGCATAAAAGGCGTTCATTGTGGGCCCACGGCGTTGGCTTTCACAAATTTATACGAGGGGCCATCAATTAATTAGAGGCGGAGAGGGACACATTTTCACATTCTCCCCTCGGCAATGACCTGgctttgaaattaatttgttagGAAAGTCGTTAACATTTCGGCTGTCCACTTTCTAAGCCCCGCCGCGGATTGATTGTccaccgaaaacaaaaataaaaacccaacCCTTGGGCAATTGGAGGCCCTCGATTAACGGCCCCTTTTTATGGCCCAACACTCTCATATTTCTAAATTCCAAGTGGTTTACAGGTTCATCTCGCTGAGCAGAAGCTCTTGAAGCTCTCCACTCGCGTTCTATCGCCACGGAAGCTGATGTGCAGGTCAAAGTTCATGCAGCGACCATCTTGACCAGCGGGCGCCATGGCCAGCACTCCGCGCACCCGATCCTTGCTCCTCACATACAGGGGCTCGTCCAGATGGAGCACCGTCTGCTCCCAGTGGGTCCATGGTGAGTGCGGCGAGGTGGACAGGGTAACAGCTTCTGTCGACTTTCCGGCCGGAAACCGCACATCGAAATAGAGCACCAGCATATTGATGATTCCAGTTCGCTTCACTTTCAACTGGAAGTTCGACCGAAAGTCCACTGGCTGATTGGGGGCTACAGTCAGGTGGGTGGAGTGTATGAAGCACTCGTCGGTGAGCAGCTGCTGGATGGGCACACACTCCACCAAGGCCTCCTGGGAGAAGGGCTTCCTCACACAGCTCATGTCGATGCCCTCCACGTTGCTCCAAAAGTTGAGATTGGCCAGCCGATGCGGATCATGGGCTCCGATTATCCAGAGGTTTCCAGCGCTGGGCAGGATTAGCCCACCACGGGTAAGCCACTTATCCCGGGCAAACAGCACGGAGTTTATCATGGCCTCCATATAGAGAGCATTTCTGATAGTGTAAAAAACAGGTAATTTAAAAGTAACATTAATTAGGCAATACATACCCCATCCACTCGGAGACTATGATGTCCACCTGCTTAATGCCGTCGGGCagctccacctgctccaccAATCCCTTGACCACCTTCACCACATCCTCCTTCTGATTGTCCTTCACTATTTCCTCGGCTAAATCCGCTATATCGGTGCATTCCACGGCAATAACTTTGCTGGCTCCCGCTTCGGCGGCAAAAAGGGATAGTATGCCCGTGCCACAGCCCACATCCAGGACGACCTTGTCCCGGAAGAGCTCTCGGTTCTGGAGGATGGCGTCGCGAAAGGCCTCCGTGCGTACGGAGTCCCTCAGCATGTTCATGTGGGTCTCCAAGCGCGAATAGGATTGAAAGTAGTCGCTATCCTTGCCCTCCAGAAAGAGCAATCTTTGTTTCGCCGTGAGCACAGCATTCCAAGACATTTTCAGGATTACAGAATTGCAGTTCCAACAGATTTTCACAAGTTGTCGCTtgtgaataaatattttagttttgaCAGTACTGACAtacaaaaaatgttgccaTCCTGCAGTTCTGTATAAGATAAAAGAGGAAACTATCATATTTAAGTAACTAAAGTAAAAGATATCAGTAGAGAGTAAATAGAAGCAAAAGATCCTAATGTTCAGAAATTCCCCCACTTTTGGTCACAAAATAAATCCATAAAAATTGGGAATATCCACCATAAACTGACGAACAATACTACGTCATTCTATCGCCATTATTATTAGCATCTGAATGGCCGAAGCCagataaatcaaaattttgcatttaatggTCCCATTAAAAGCGACCAAAAAAATCGCCCCACTCAAAAGTCCGTGAAAGAAATGTGCCGCCAACACCTTAACACCAGGCCATAACTCGCTTAATCCGCCCAGCcccgaatttatttttatggccaaaactTAATGATTtccctgcccctgccccccTGCCCCCCTGCTCCACCATCGAGCACTTTCACTGTGAGCGGCCAAAATTGTGCAACTTGTGGCGAAcggtaaacaaaaattgtttgaaattAAAGGCGGAAAAATGCCCGTCATAATTTTTCAAGTGTCATAAAAATAACTCCATAAGCAGACGCAGCTAATAAATTGGCTCATTAATCAATTTAGTCACagagcaacaataaaaaggAGCACACACGACAATCGAGCATAATAAACTATCATTTTTAATGTTGCTAAATTTTATGCTAATTTGCCATTTCTGGCGTTCCATAATTAGGTTCGCTCCTCCGGCGGGGGGTCGTTTCTCGATTGCGTTTGGGCCCGGCCAACAATCGCTGCCATTTGTTTTGGACGGCTTTAAAAACCTATAAAACTTTTGGcacaaatcaattaaaaagcaaCGTATGTTTCCATTAGAGTGCTTGAGTCCGCTGTTCCCAATGAGAATGCCACCCACTGAGGCGATTAAAATGCGACGATGCTTTGCATATTGAATCGATGCCGATGATGTCTGCTCTCTTGCCAACTTGGAGCCCTTCCATCACCAAATGTTACCAAATGTTCGACATGGGCCAATTATGCGAGGTGTGGGTGGCGAGGCGATCCACCTTGATGGTCGATTTTCACCTGCTGACCCACAAGacaaaagccataaaaataagACATTTATGACCTTAACTTAATCGAAAGCCTAAAAtagaatttaattatatattttctagaTAATAAAATAGAACTTGGATCGTTTTCGTTTAATATACAAcgatattttagttttaaaacttGTTGTATTTTATAATACCAAATCATACTAGATTAAGTTTTTTatagtatattatttttttaataatgtaaatatatttaaatagttcTTCAAAATGGATCCCCATCCCAAAACCCTGTTTAATCAAAGTCATCCATTTGACTCCCGgttcatttgacccgaattTCTTTTCCCATCCGACGGCGAGTCAAATTGTAACCACAGTTGAAGGACAATCAAGGGTGGCTGAAAATGATCGGGGAGGGTCGATTGTAATCAACCACTTcatcaaaaacaaataataacatGTGCTCCCTGAATGCTCAACAAGCGCGACACCAAAATGATTCGAAAACAGGGGTTGATCTGGCCTATTCATAATCGTTTTAATAGAGTGAGAACACAAGTCGAACAAAAGGCTAGGGATTTCATATTGATATTCAAAGGATATGGAGTTACTACAACTTCATAGAGCTGAAATCCCGAACCCCTGTTTTGCTGTCGAGTGTAGCTTTCATGTGCTCAATCAGTCATCGATTAACGCGCGATTCCAATCCTCCCATCCCGTCCCAATTTCAGAATTTCTGAATCCCAACCACTTTCGGGTGTTAACGATGCGGCAATTTGATTTTAACGGATCTGCCAATAATATCCCGTCCCAACCCCTCCCCCCTTCACACCCTTCTCTGCCAAAAATAACGctgccgaaaaaaaaaaaaaaattaattgctgGTTGTGCAAAAGTTTGATTGATGCACTTGGCTTGGCAagggaataaataaaatttctgACACATgggaattttaattagaatGCCTTTGTTTCGTACCTCAAACTGCCGACCTGGCCCAAACAGACCTCTCCAGACCGACTGCCTGATGAAGTCGTTTcgataaaatgcaaaaattgttcCCCACCCCGCGCCACTTCCTTTGCCGGGCCTTCTGTTTCGTTATTTTGTTGGTCTAAAAGAACAGTGCTGTTGCTATCTATCTCcaactaaaaaaatatagaaaaattgggtaataacataaattaaatgtactTCGGAGAGCCAAAAGTACATATTACTCAATGGtttaaattgtgttttgtAACGGACAAAACTCAAATTTTGTATTGAAAAGCGAgtttaaatgttaaatttgcttaatgtaaaaaataaaatcaatgcTTTATTCCTTTACAAATTATTGTATTCCAACTGCTTGTAAATGTTATGGACACcttttacttatttaaaaaaataaagacaaCTTTGAGCTACCATGAAAGCCAAGCCGCCAACACCGATATGCGAATGGCTTGCCAATTAGCGCCCCCTGGCACCCAAGTGGACTCACGATTTCCGAGCGGCTGATAAATTAgcgaaattttaatttgatttccttCACAAATTTCCGCCGAACCGGGCATGGATGTGGCCATGGTGGACTGTGGTGGACTGGATGGCCGGCCGGGTGTCGGAGTGTCTGGCCGCAGTGGACACAGAAGCCGAGGCAGCAAATAAACTAAGTGAATTTATGGCCCCAGGGCAGGAGCGGCACACGTGTGCGACATGCCCACACATTGACACCTACCAATAACCAACTATCAAGTACCAGCCATCCAATAACCGCCTAACCACACAATCCACACTCCCCACACTTCATCCTCCATactccacactccacactccaATAGGGCTGCAGGTCCCTGGGCGCGTTTTGGATCAGATCATCGTCTTGGTTCGGTTCGGTTaggtttggtttggttgggttttttgtttatgctGGGCAGGCACAAACGAGCTGACAATGCCCCATGTCAGGGCGACGGTACGTGCGGCCAAACAAATTACAGGGAAATTGCGTCACCTGCAGGAATTTCCACTCGGCATTGTCAAATGCTATCAGAAATCGTTGGACATGTTGTAACATTAATTTGACATTTTACGGCCCAGGACAGGGATCGTTGTCAATGAGGTATGTATGTTTAGGCCGAGGAGTACCACATCCCAGGCATCCATATGCATATCGCACGGAGGGCTACTTAACAATCTGGTCCAGACCGCAGAGCAGCGCAGGACAACGAGCAGACAGCTGTCGAGCGGACCAAGGATGCTGGAGCCACCAGGGGATCTTGCAGTGGCATCTCGGGCACTCGGAAAAACATGGGGTACTTTAAAAACTCAGTCTATGAAGGTaacacacttttgaaattatgaatttgTGTCTTTTACATTGCTATAAATCGAACGAAAAGAAATGGAGACTATGTTTCCCTCAGTGCACTTCCAGCTTGGGATGCAGCTCCTGGCGTTTTGCTCCGCCAGCTGGTGCAATCTGTTGGAGCAGCGTAAAGGCATTTCTGGCACTAAAACAAATTGATGCGGTCGGGAAATCTCATTGCCGGCTTAGTGAATCTGATTTGCGGTCATCGGTCGTCCTCTCGTTAACCCAGATTCGGATTCCCGTGCTTGGTTCTACAGATGccaggctgctgctgcgattaATTTGCTGCGGTGGCGATAATTTGTTAATCGAAGCATCCTCATCGCAGCTTGCACTCAGTCCAGAAAGTTCTGGCAATCCTCTCCActtgctcctgctccagttgCAGCATTGTCCAATTAAATCTGCCGAAAGTAGGGTGGGAATCTTCGATGTGGATTCTGCTGTCCGGCTTGTTGGTTTAACGGCCGGCGTTCTTTTACGACGGCATTTAGCTAAACTATCCAGCAAACACCACTGGGGAGACTCATCCCTGGGGTGGCTTCCTTGATGGGTGAGCTCCGCATGCTGATGGTGCAGCATTTAATGCGGAAACGTGCCCCAAGTCGAGCTTCGATTAGCGACTAGCCTGAATGATGTGTGCAGGTCAGCAGTGGAGGATCACGCAACAACCATTATGGCCAGAGGCACGCCCACGCCTTCTTAATGGCCCGCCAATTCCCAAAATCTGTTTCGGTTAAGTCGAATCATGCTGCGTCCTAAAAAGGGAGTTCTTAAATTTCCATTACTTCGATTTTGCTCATCTACTCTAAACAACTTGTAACAAGCATCCATTTTGATTGAAAACAATATATTAAATTTGGTTTCGTTAAGTCGGAGTACATTTTgcttaaatataatattagtCTGTAAATTGTAATAACATTTCAAAATATCCTTATAAACTATACATTTGAGTTTTAGCCGTAATCTGCATTCTGCAAAACTTGTGTATCCAAAATCCACTGAACTACACAAATCTATTTTATAATTCCAAGAAATACAAATCGATTTCACACAGCTGAAGTATTACATTTAAGACTATGGTTTGTATGTcatgaaaacaaaaacttgtGGCAAATAGTTCACATTTAAGGCTTAAAgatttagtttttaaatgGTGAGTATTTAATACATAAAGGTGCGACATAATTTCAACATGTAAAACGCCTAGAACATTTCACTTAACATATTTGAGTAAGATGCGTACAAAGAAATCAGTTTGTAGTAGTTTGTAGAAAGCATCTCCTTACATTCTCACTAGCGATGGCGTTGGCCGGACATATCAATTGGCGTATCCCTATAGTATATCTCCTCCAATTTCAACTCCTCCAGTTCTTGTGCCTCTTCTTTCCGTGTGTACTCTTCGATGTCCTCGAGCATTTTCATTAGATCATCCACCTGCTTGTCGAGCAGATCTTTTGAAATCTTCTCCTGCAACTTGTGGACTCCTGTCTTAGTATTCACACTAGGCAACTGGGACTCTAAATGCTCCACAAGCTTCGTTGAGTCCTGCTGTTCTGGAACCTGTTCCACTAACTGAGATTTTGCCTGCTTCAACTGATCTTTTGAGACCGAAATCTTTGATTTCCGATTGGCCAGCTTTTCCATCGTATCCAATTTCTTCGATTTCAGGGAAACTAACTGAGCCATCGAGTAATACCGTTCGGAGACCTGCTCCTTCAGCGCCACCGAATGTGATTCTTCCTGCTTCTCCATTTGGCAATCTACGGCAGGCTCTATTGAGTCCGGCTCTTTCTCCTGATTGACTAAGACCTGCCCCACCGAATTTACCTCCTTATCCTGCTCCGCAGCTACCTGTTCATTGgcttcctgctcctcctgtAGGTGGCCTCCATGTTCGGTAACCATGTACTCCAATTCCAGGTCCTCGGCGTCGACGCAATCGCCGTTGTCCACAGCCAACTGCTGGTAGTACCCGAAATCCTTATCCGGATCTGCGAATGCCTGGCGGGCGTGCATCATGGCGCCCCGAAAAGTTGGATTGCAGACAAATCCCTTTGGCCGGACCACTCCCAAACGACGCTGGTTCTTCTCGAAGTCAACGACCTGGTTGCGAGGCACTTTGGCGTAGTTGCAGGTTCCGTAGAAGTACACATTGTAGGCCGTGGCACCGACGCGGTTTAGGATGCGGGCTGGCCAGGCGCGATACCCGCGCACCTTGGCGAACACAAAGTCGCCAATCGTGAAAATAGGCATCCTGGCACGGCGACGACCCATGTTTTCCACTCAAATAGGCTTATTTTGCAGGAAAATCGGTTTTGGCAAGCGCTTACTTTCAAAGTTCTAGAAGGTGAAGAAGAAGATCGTTTTCCTGGAAATAACATAGTGCTGCCAGATCGACGCATGGCTGTGCGCCAAAGCTCGTGGCAGTGTTGACTAACGCGAATGCTCAAGCATTTGaattacttttaaaaagttaaagttaactggtgtaaattgcatttattaaatCCAAAATGTTCATTCCTTAAAATTGTAACGAATATACACACTTAAAAAAACTGTGTTTTTAGGCCAAGAATAAAGATGATTGAAAATTCGTATTgattaaaaaaagaaataaatataattaatatatattctcATCAAAGTAACCCCCATTTAGATCAATATTTGATTGTGTATATTTAAACGAACCACCCATTCCGAATGGCAAGTGAATTTGGGTCATTTTGGTGGGCGGGCAATGTTTCCTTAATGAGCAAACAGCATTTGCATTAATGGTCATTTGCGTAGAAATTTGCACAACACGCTACCTGCACTCGGATTTCAgcttatgtacatatgtacatatattagtTATTCTGCGCCTCTGTGCGTGTGCAGTTctgttttgaattttcgctCACGTTCGCCGTATTATGCGCAAATTGGCTTTTTAAATTGTCGACTTGTTTAAGCTAAACGCAGCTACACTTTATGGCCATGTTCCGTGCTGCATTTTAAGCCATGCGAAATTCCACTAAGCCCTGCCACACTCGCCCTCCATTCGCTTAACtcaattataataattttaatttagcACAAGCATGGTctataaaatggcaaaattgCATTATTTACCAGGCGTAATTACAACAATATTTATATGCTAATGAGCCCGTCACTTTGCCCTAACGATGTGAAATTAACCAGGCCAAAGTTCTGGGAAATGGTCGCCTCTGCTCACCAACCATTTTTATTCGAGGGTATTCCACGGCTGTTCTGACGACCTCGGCGGACTGTCAGTGCTCACAACTCAGAACTCAGAATTCAAttggaaaatgcaatttacgAGCCGGCCACGAGACCCACAACTCTAATACCCCACAGTCCATTTCCCCACCCCGGCTTTTCCTGCATTTTCCTGCACATTAAGCCAGCTGAAGGCGGCAAGGTGCGAGGGGGCCAGTGGGGGGCATAAGCTACGCATGTAATTTGTAAGTAATTTTTTCAACTATCATCGCACCAGACAAGCGACAGCCACTGCGTCGACGACCACGCACTTTTTACAGAGAGAAAAACCCCTATTTAAATCTTAAAACGATacaaaattatgtaaaatagtttatttCCAGTTCAAATTGTTAGCTTGtgtatatattaaacatattttgtttaacaatGTAATGCTTTCTTCCTGTGCAAGCCCGAAAAGCATTACAATTACCTCTGATTGAGGGAATGGAAAAGCCAGGCCAACGGGCACAAGCCAACGCGTTAAGTTGAAGAAATTAAGTAACGAAAGCAGCGAATTGCAGCGAGGATTGGGAATAGGAATGGGCACGAGAATGGGGCACAAGGCATGGGAGACATGGGGaacggcaatggcaatggccaTGGCCAACGACGGGCAGGCATAAATTATGAATCATTTGGACGCTTCCTTATGACACCGAAAGGCCAGAAGAAGCCACCTAGCCAAGTTTTTATGGTCGGAATGAAAGCATTGGGAGTGGAGAGTGATTAACAAAAGACGAGTATGGGCGACTAACAAGTATTTATGCTGCCATCTGCGACTCGGTTTGTTCCATTTTATTGGCTTCATTGACTGGAAATTGGCCAGATTGTTTGCCTTATGTTTAGCCAAATGCTAATTGAAATGTCTGCATTGTGGCGGCGATTTCCCACAGCACTCCACTGCAATTCAATGGGCGTGTCCCTCTTTAAATGGCAACTGGGGACATGGGACATGTAATCAAAACTGGGGAAATCGGGCAATGCCATCAGGTTGAGTTCATCAACAGGTTTTTCAGGAGGAAAGGCATTGGGGCTAATGAATGGCTCCGTTCGCTAATTGTGCTCCACGAGAACGGGTTAAACGGGAACATGGGAGGGCAATCAAAATCCGTTAAGCTGTGGCCAGATGAGCTTAACTAGGAAATAAAATCACACCTATATTATGATAGGTGTGCAGCCAGGAAAATGGCATGCCGCTCTTATCTCAACTAAACTTTTTTCAAACTGCTCCTATAAAATATGTCGCATTAATATTAGTGTTCCATGATTTGAATGACAAAAGTTATATAGATAGCTTATAATCAACATTTGCTTTCCGTATTGGGGAAACTCCACCTTTCAACTTCCCTGCAAGGCACCGCTGAACAAAAGACTTAAGACACGAACTCGACCACCCGACCACCACTCATTTCCTGCAACACTCGCACATTGCAAATCGCACATCGATTGTTTGCATAATTCGCAAGAGCCCAAGTCAATTAAGTGGCTCTCTAATTAAGTGATTAAAACGCACGCGCAAACACCGTGGAACAGAAGCGAGGAAAATAGTGAAAATATGCAAGTTCATAAAACAAGCCGCACGCCTCAGCAGCCGGCAGTGGAGTCCACACCCGCAATTTCataaagaaagaaacaaaaacgcaGAGGGGCTTTGCAGTTTTTCCAGGAACAAACGcgcttttgcattttaatgcgGCACAAATGAGGCGGCGAGGCGAACCAGGCCATATGGAcaaatgtgaatgtgaatgtacgagtatatgtgaATGTGAATATGGGCGATTGGGGTGTGAGTTGGGCTGgatacacgcacacacgccgCCTTGTTTCTAGctaataaatgtttttttaatgaataaatCACTCGGCGATAAAGATCTGCTTAATAACGTTCATTTAAAgaagcgaaaacaaaacacacaacCAACAACGGCGTGAAGAAAGCCAAGCTGAGCggaaaaccaaaccaaatccAGCCGAAAGCCAGCACCAATGAGTTGGTGTTGAATTCAGACACTTAACTCTTTTAACCCAATAGAGAAACTTTGAATGATTGCGCCCAGCAACGCAATATTTCCTTGCGAGAAAGAGAAATCCCCCCAAAGACTATTTGCCAGCGATTGAGCAGCTAAGTAATGCACTTGCTGAGGTTCAAATAAAGTGCGGACATGGTAGAAGCTCTGGTAGGAATATGTTAAAGGaagtttgtttataaactATTTAGATGTGTATTGGGTATATGATAGGCGTCTTGTGACAATAATAGTTTTTTGTTACCTTTGTTGGCTTACGTAAGTCTAACTGCAATCTTTTGGCTCCTACTACGAACTATCGTCCTAAACTCTCGTCCGCTGCTGTGCACACCCATGGCCTTGTCTGCTGGCTGTCTGCAAGTGCCGCAGAATTTATTTCGTACGTCTTCTTCATGTCCATGTCGAGTCCACGTTGATGGCGAGCACAGCTGAAGTATGCGAATAGCTCAGCTGCGatatgaaaattaataattccCTGGTAGTTTTCGTATGCCGGGCACACTCAGTGCGAGTCCGTCTCTACCTGGGAACGTGTTCTCGGAGTTGTCCAGTGGGGCAATCATCAATGtcaattaaatgttaaatgttgGAGGCCACTTGCGGGAGTTCGAGCAGGATGCAGATGAC from Drosophila santomea strain STO CAGO 1482 chromosome 3R, Prin_Dsan_1.1, whole genome shotgun sequence includes:
- the LOC120453668 gene encoding uncharacterized protein LOC120453668 isoform X1; the protein is MSGRRYVRPNKLQGNCVTCRNFHSALSNAIRNRWTCCNINLTFYGPGQGSLSMRPQSSAGQRADSCRADQGCWSHQGILQWHLGHSEKHGKWRLCFPQCTSSLGCSSWRFAPPAGAICWSSVKAFLALKQIDAVGKSHCRLSESDLRSSVVLSLTQIRIPVLGSTDARLLLRLICCGGDNLLIEASSSQLALSPESSGNPLHLLLLQLQHCPIKSAESRVGIFDVDSAVRLVGLTAGVLLRRHLAKLSSKHHWGDSSLGWLP
- the LOC120453667 gene encoding uncharacterized protein LOC120453667, whose translation is MGRRRARMPIFTIGDFVFAKVRGYRAWPARILNRVGATAYNVYFYGTCNYAKVPRNQVVDFEKNQRRLGVVRPKGFVCNPTFRGAMMHARQAFADPDKDFGYYQQLAVDNGDCVDAEDLELEYMVTEHGGHLQEEQEANEQVAAEQDKEVNSVGQVLVNQEKEPDSIEPAVDCQMEKQEESHSVALKEQVSERYYSMAQLVSLKSKKLDTMEKLANRKSKISVSKDQLKQAKSQLVEQVPEQQDSTKLVEHLESQLPSVNTKTGVHKLQEKISKDLLDKQVDDLMKMLEDIEEYTRKEEAQELEELKLEEIYYRDTPIDMSGQRHR
- the LOC120453668 gene encoding uncharacterized protein LOC120453668 isoform X2; this encodes MSGRRYVRPNKLQGNCVTCRNFHSALSNAIRNRWTCCNINLTFYGPGQGSLSMRPQSSAGQRADSCRADQGCWSHQGILQWHLGHSEKHGVL
- the LOC120452408 gene encoding protein arginine N-methyltransferase 1, with product MSWNAVLTAKQRLLFLEGKDSDYFQSYSRLETHMNMLRDSVRTEAFRDAILQNRELFRDKVVLDVGCGTGILSLFAAEAGASKVIAVECTDIADLAEEIVKDNQKEDVVKVVKGLVEQVELPDGIKQVDIIVSEWMGNALYMEAMINSVLFARDKWLTRGGLILPSAGNLWIIGAHDPHRLANLNFWSNVEGIDMSCVRKPFSQEALVECVPIQQLLTDECFIHSTHLTVAPNQPVDFRSNFQLKVKRTGIINMLVLYFDVRFPAGKSTEAVTLSTSPHSPWTHWEQTVLHLDEPLYVRSKDRVRGVLAMAPAGQDGRCMNFDLHISFRGDRTRVESFKSFCSAR